Part of the Polaribacter sp. Hel1_33_78 genome is shown below.
GAATATTTAGTGAGTGGGAGATTTTTTAAACAATTTAAACACAGAAAAGTGGAAAAACAAATTAAAAGTTTAAGGGGACACACCATCGTTTGTGGTTTTGGAAGAAATGGAAAACAAGCAATTTTGAAGTTAAATAACTATAACAAGAAATTGGTGGTTGTAGAAAGAGATAGAGAAATGATATCTGAGTTAGATAATGAAGGTGTTTTATATATTCAGGGAGATGCAACTTTAGATGAAACTTTATTAAAAGCAGGTATCAACACTGCTGCGAACTTAATTACAGCTTTGCCCTCTGATGCTGATAATTTATTCGTTGTTCTCACAGCAAATCAATTAAATAAGAACTGTAAAATAATTAGCAGAGCTTCTAATGAATCTTCATATAGCAAATTAAAAATTGAGGGCGCAAGTAATGTAATTATGCCAGATAAATTAGGTGGTGATCATATGGCATCTTTAGTGGTGACCCCAGATGTTATAGAGTTTGTAGATCGGCTGACGATTGAGGGTGAAACTACTGCTAATTTAGAGGAAATAGCGGTAGATGATTTACCGAAAAAGTATTTGAATAAAACGATCTTAGATTTGGATTTAAGAAAGGAAACAGGCTGCACAGTAATTGGAATAAGGAATCCGGATAAAGATTATATCATTAATCCAGAAGCAGAAACAGAACTAATATCAGGTTCGAGTTTAATTGTTTTAGGGAGGCCAGAACAGATTATTAAACTAAGAGAATTTTTTTAATAATTGTTCATTGGATACTTCACGAGTATTCCTGCATTAGAGTAATCTACTCTAAAAAAGAATAAAGCATTGTTCTTTGGTTACAAGAAATCAGAATAGTTGATGATCAATTTAGAATTTCTATAGATGTTTTAGTCTATGGATTGTTTACCTTCAATGGATAAAAAGAAAAAAGATATTTTTTATATTTCATGTAATGAAAAGTTAAGGTTTTTTTGAAATTATATAATAAGTTACAGAAGGCTTTCATTTATAACAAAAACTTGATTAAATCAATTTCAGTGCTTTATTTAAAAGAAATTGAAATGGTACTTGTGGAAAATGGGTTTGATTTATTCAAAACGAATAAAGAGTAATAATTTTATCCAAAGTCATTTAAAGAAGTTTTAGAAAAATTCAAAGAAACCTTGTTATAAAATACTTTTAACGCTCAAAAGTTGTTGAAAGAGCATTTTTTTAAGATATTGCGCCTAAATAAATAAAAACTAATCAAAATATATTATGAATAAAAAACTTCTTTCGTTGTTATTTCTAGCAACACCTTTTTTAACATTCGCACAAGAAAAGGGATTAGATCAAAAGATTGATGAAGCCTTTGGAAATGCAACAGGATGGTTTGTAGATATTATTTTTTATCAAATTCCCTTTACGGATACAGTGAGTATATATTGGGTTTTGTTCCCTTTAATTTTAGGAGCTACTTATTTTACATTTTATTTTAATTTTATCAATTTTAAAGGTTTTATAACTTCCATTAATATTGTTAGAGGGAAACATGATGATTTAGAAGGAAGAGAAGATCATAACGTAGAAATAGAAAAATCTAAATTTACAGATGAAGAAGATAATCCAGATACCATAAGAATTGAAGGTCATGTGGGTGAGGTTTCTCACTTTCAAGCATTAACGGCAGCATTATCTGCCACTGTAGGTTTAGGTAATATTGCGGGTGTTGCAATTGCCGTGTCCATTGGTGGTGCAGGTGCTACTTTTTGGATGATTATTGCTGGTTTTTTGGGTATGGCTTCAAAGTTCGTAGAATGTACTTTAGGTGTAAAATATAGAGATATTGATTCTGATGGAACTGTTTACGGTGGTCCAATGTACTATTTAACAAAAGGGTTGAAAAATAAAACACTAGGAAAAATATTAGCGGCTTTATTTGCAATCTTCGTAATTGGTGGTTCTTTTGGAGGTGGAAACATGTTTCAAGTAAATCAAACCTTTCAATTAGTTGAGAATATCACAACTCCGGCTGGAGGTGTATCATTTTTGCATGGTAAAGGATGGTTATTCGGTTTAATAATGGCTGTTCTAGTGGGTATTGTTATTATTGGAGGAATAAAAAAAATAGCAAAAGTAACTGACAAAATTGTTCCTTTTATGGTGGCAATTTATGTAGCAGCCTCACTTTTTGTGATTTTCGCAAATTATGATATGATAGGGGATGCTTTCTCTCAAATATTTAATGGTGCGTTTAGTCCGGAAGGAATTGCTGGTGGTGCGGTTGGAGTTTTAGTTCAAGGATTTAGAAGAGCAGCTTTTTCAAATGAAGCTGGTATTGGTTCTGCATCGATAGCGCATTCAGCTGTAAAAACAAAATATGCGGCGAGTGAAGGTATGGTTGCTTTATTAGAGCCTTTTATAGATACGGTTGTAGTCTGCACAATGACAGCGTTGGTATTGATTATTACAGGTAATGTGAATGCTGAAAACGCTTCATTAAATGATGCGCAAGCAATTTTGTTAACTTCTGGTGCATTTGAATCTGCAATATCTTGGTTTCCTTACGTGTTAACAGTTGCCGTGGTCTTATTCGCTTTTAGTTCTATGATTTCTTGGTCTTATTATGGTTTTCAAGGTTGGGTGTACCTATTTGGTAGATCTAAAAAAATGGAATATACATACAAAGTAATTTTCTGTATATTCGTGGTAATTGGTGCCGCAGCAAGTTTAGGTTCTGTTATTGGATTCTCAGATGCAATGGTTTTTGCAATGATGGTTCCAAACATGATAGGTCTAATTATTCTTGCTCCAAAAGTAAAAGTAGAATTAGTAAGGTATATGGATGCTATAAAAGCGAGCAAAGCATAAATTTTTTATGAAGATATTTAAATCCCATTTCTGGTATAACAAAAACCAAAGAAATGGGATTTTTCTTCTGATATTGTTAATATTGCTGCTTCAACTGTTTATTTATGTGGATGCTTTTTCTTCAGATGAAATTACGGATGTAAATCAACCAGAATTACTAGCTTTTCAAATTCAAATAGATAGTTTAAAAGCTATTGAAATTGAAAAGAGAAAACCTAAAATTTATCCTTTTAATCCGAATTATATAACAGATTATAAAGGAGCTAAATTGGGAATGTCTTTGCAACAGATTGATAGATTGCTGGCGTTTAGAAAAACAAATAAATTTATCAACTCAGAAAAAGAATTTCAACAAGTAACTAAAGTCTCTGATTCTTTATTAAATAAAATTTCACCATATTTCAAATTTCCTAATTGGGTTTTAAAAGGAGGACGTCAAAGCTCGAACGGCAGTTTCATTTCAGACGAAGTAAAAAATTCTGATATAAAGAAAGTTTTATCAACTATAGATATAAACAAAGCAACAGCCGAAGATTTTAAAACTATTAGCGGAATTGGATCGGTGTTTTCAGAGCGAATTATTAAGTATCGTTCTAAATTACAAGGATTTTCTTTTGAAAGTCAAATTGATGAAGTTTGGGGTTTAGATAAAGAGGTTGCGGCGAAAGTCGTGTCAATTTTCAAAATTATAGAAAAGCCAATTATCAAAAAAGTAAATGTAAATGCAGTCACTTTCAAGGAATTGCTGAGAAATCCCTACGTAGATTTCGAGTTATGTAAAAAAATATTTAGTTATAGAGATGAAGTTGCAGAGCTTCAAGACATTTCAGAATTAAAAAATATCAAAGATTTTCCTTTGGATAAGTATGATAGAATAGTCTTATATTTGATCGCTAAATAAACAACTCAAACATTGACTAAATGAACAGTATGTATTTTACTGAAGAACACGAAGCTTTTCGTGTAAGCTTTAAAGATTTTCTACAAAAAGAAGTGGTTCCTCATATAGATAAATGGGAAAAAAATGGTTCTATAGAGCGTTTCATTTGGAAGAAATTTGGTGAAATGGGTTATTTTGGTTTGTCAACTCCTGAGGAGTATGGAGGAATGGATCTAGATCTTTTTTATACCGTAATCTTTTTAGAAGAATTACAGAAAATAAATTCTGGTGGATTTGCCGCAGCAATTTGGGCACACGAATATTTGGCTATGACCCACCTTAATAAAGAGGGTGACGATTTTATTAAAAAAAAGTATCTAGTACCTAGTGTTGAAGGAGATATGATTGGTTGTTTGTGTATCACCGAGCCTTTTGGTGGTTCTGATGTTGCGGGCATGCGTTCTTCGGCAATCAAGCAAGGGGATAAATATATATTAAACGGATCAAAAACGTTTATTACAAATGGTGTGTATTCAGATTATTTAATTGTTGCAGCGAAAACAGATCCTTCAGATAAATACAAAGGAATTAGCATTTTTGTTGTGGATAGAAATACGAAGGGTATCTCTGCTACCAAGTTAAATAAATTAGGTTGGCATGCATCCGACACTGGAGAAATTGCTTTTGATAATGTAGAGATTCCTGTAGAAAATTTAATGGGAGAAGAAGGGAAAGGTTTTCCTTATATAATGCAGCACTTTGCTTTAGAGCGTTTAATAATGGGTGTAAATGCACATGCAAGAGCAGAATTTGCTGTCGATTATGCTATAAGGTACATGCAAGAAAGAATCGCTTTTGGTAAATCCTTAGACAAATTTCAGGTTTTAAGACACAAAATTGCAGAAATGGCAAGTAAAGTCGATATGTGTAGAGAGTATAATTATTCAATTGCAAAACGTTTAAATAACGGGCAATATGTTGTAAAAGAGGCAAGTATGTCGAAGTTGCTATCTACAAAAATGGCGGATGAAGTAATCTATGATGCCCTTCAATTACTAGGAGGTTATGGGTATATGGAAGATTATCCAATGGCACGTTTATTAAGAGATAGTAGGTTAGGACCAATAGGAGGAGGAACCTCAGAAATCTTAAAAGAGATTATTGCGAAAATGATTATTGATAAGAAAGAATATAAGCCAGTTACATAGATTTCGAAGTTTTTTTTTAAAAAAATAATTTTTTGAATCGGTGAAAAGATAATTACTGAGAAGCAAGTAGAACTATCTAGCTTTGGTTTTTTTAAATATTTTTTCAAGT
Proteins encoded:
- a CDS encoding TrkA family potassium uptake protein: MKVLDSKIHKILVLVASIMTIGTMGYMLLSNYSFIDAIYMTVITVTTVGFGELKPFSPEEKVFTIFLILTSITVFGYAVSTFSEYLVSGRFFKQFKHRKVEKQIKSLRGHTIVCGFGRNGKQAILKLNNYNKKLVVVERDREMISELDNEGVLYIQGDATLDETLLKAGINTAANLITALPSDADNLFVVLTANQLNKNCKIISRASNESSYSKLKIEGASNVIMPDKLGGDHMASLVVTPDVIEFVDRLTIEGETTANLEEIAVDDLPKKYLNKTILDLDLRKETGCTVIGIRNPDKDYIINPEAETELISGSSLIVLGRPEQIIKLREFF
- a CDS encoding helix-hairpin-helix domain-containing protein, which encodes MKIFKSHFWYNKNQRNGIFLLILLILLLQLFIYVDAFSSDEITDVNQPELLAFQIQIDSLKAIEIEKRKPKIYPFNPNYITDYKGAKLGMSLQQIDRLLAFRKTNKFINSEKEFQQVTKVSDSLLNKISPYFKFPNWVLKGGRQSSNGSFISDEVKNSDIKKVLSTIDINKATAEDFKTISGIGSVFSERIIKYRSKLQGFSFESQIDEVWGLDKEVAAKVVSIFKIIEKPIIKKVNVNAVTFKELLRNPYVDFELCKKIFSYRDEVAELQDISELKNIKDFPLDKYDRIVLYLIAK
- a CDS encoding acyl-CoA dehydrogenase family protein produces the protein MNSMYFTEEHEAFRVSFKDFLQKEVVPHIDKWEKNGSIERFIWKKFGEMGYFGLSTPEEYGGMDLDLFYTVIFLEELQKINSGGFAAAIWAHEYLAMTHLNKEGDDFIKKKYLVPSVEGDMIGCLCITEPFGGSDVAGMRSSAIKQGDKYILNGSKTFITNGVYSDYLIVAAKTDPSDKYKGISIFVVDRNTKGISATKLNKLGWHASDTGEIAFDNVEIPVENLMGEEGKGFPYIMQHFALERLIMGVNAHARAEFAVDYAIRYMQERIAFGKSLDKFQVLRHKIAEMASKVDMCREYNYSIAKRLNNGQYVVKEASMSKLLSTKMADEVIYDALQLLGGYGYMEDYPMARLLRDSRLGPIGGGTSEILKEIIAKMIIDKKEYKPVT
- a CDS encoding sodium:alanine symporter family protein, which encodes MNKKLLSLLFLATPFLTFAQEKGLDQKIDEAFGNATGWFVDIIFYQIPFTDTVSIYWVLFPLILGATYFTFYFNFINFKGFITSINIVRGKHDDLEGREDHNVEIEKSKFTDEEDNPDTIRIEGHVGEVSHFQALTAALSATVGLGNIAGVAIAVSIGGAGATFWMIIAGFLGMASKFVECTLGVKYRDIDSDGTVYGGPMYYLTKGLKNKTLGKILAALFAIFVIGGSFGGGNMFQVNQTFQLVENITTPAGGVSFLHGKGWLFGLIMAVLVGIVIIGGIKKIAKVTDKIVPFMVAIYVAASLFVIFANYDMIGDAFSQIFNGAFSPEGIAGGAVGVLVQGFRRAAFSNEAGIGSASIAHSAVKTKYAASEGMVALLEPFIDTVVVCTMTALVLIITGNVNAENASLNDAQAILLTSGAFESAISWFPYVLTVAVVLFAFSSMISWSYYGFQGWVYLFGRSKKMEYTYKVIFCIFVVIGAAASLGSVIGFSDAMVFAMMVPNMIGLIILAPKVKVELVRYMDAIKASKA